A single region of the Anopheles funestus chromosome X, idAnoFuneDA-416_04, whole genome shotgun sequence genome encodes:
- the LOC125761053 gene encoding N66 matrix protein-like: MDKETQEKLDGQNVLIDQIENALNLVREIEVYIVDIIFAMRTGMALREENAALQRNGINGYIRANGAHGGHEANGAHGGNNANVGHDANVGHDANGAHDANEDHEANEDHEANGGHEANGAHGGHEANGAHGGNNANVGHDANEGHDANEDHEANENHEANGGHEANGA; this comes from the coding sequence ATGGATAAAGAAACGCAGGAAAAGTTGGACGGGCAGAATGTACTCATTGACCAAATAGAGAATGCGCTAAATCTCGTCAGAGAGATTGAGGTGTATATCGTAGATATTATATTTGCAATGCGAACCGGAATGGCATTGCGCGAGGAAAATGCGGCGCTCCAACGCAACGGTATCAACGGGTACATCAGAGCCAATGGAGCCCACGGGGGACATGAAGCCAACGGCGCTCACGGAGGTAACAATGCCAACGTAGGCCACGATGCCAACGTAGGTCACGATGCCAATGGAGCCCATGATGCTAACGAAGACCACGAGGCCAACGAAGACCACGAGGCCAACGGAGGCCACGAAGCCAATGGAGCCCACGGAGGACATGAAGCCAACGGCGCTCACGGAGGCAACAATGCCAACGTAGGCCACGATGCCAATGAAGGACACGATGCCAACGAAGACCACGAGGCCAACGAAAACCACGAGGCCAACGGAGGCCACGAAGCCAATGGAGCTTAA
- the LOC125763886 gene encoding uncharacterized protein LOC125763886 — MDYSKLFPLAVLLLIGLVGECSAHECYVCSNQTGNTEKCLNTVKICQQGEDACLTEIRWGSTPYFSLGAQKQFYVSKRCAKKEICQRIRTKHMPYCTHIWYEDWTCSACCLGDRCNYYVISAAPTVTLSALLGTMLVFGVLLRSIISS; from the exons ATGGATTACTCGAAGCTATTCCCGTTGGCCGTGCTGCTACTAATCGGGCTTGTTGGCGAAT GTTCTGCTCACGAGTGTTACGTTTGCTCGAATCAAACCGGCAACACGGAAAAGTGTCTGAACACGGTCAAGATCTGTCAGCAGGGCGAGGACGCCTGCCTGACGGAGATCCGATGGGGCAGCACGCCATACTTTTCGCTCGGTGCCCAAAAGCAATTTTACGTTTCGAAACGTTGCGCCAAGAAAGAGATTTGCCAGCGTATCCGCACCAAACACATGCCGTACTGCACGCACATCTGGTACGAGGATTGGACCTGCTCCGCATGTTGCCTCGGTGATCGGTGTAATTATTACGTTATC AGTGCCGCACCCACGGTAACGCTGTCAGCACTGCTCGGCACAATGCTGGTGTTTGGTGTCCTGCTGCGCAGCATTATAAGTAGCTGA
- the LOC125763871 gene encoding uncharacterized protein LOC125763871 yields the protein MSDLERRDAIPVLYTRGTHYTVGFDVGRTFASIIHSFLEKSVTLNETYIPIFNTEKGRKIYVDTYENVNRSFPQYIRELQGVADGAKVDFYKLFLLHIDDVIVGGQDGNNQPIGCSTICVNEPDCVVLGHTEDALSEVLNHFYFVSAHIISETPEGKHKVVEERFTSLCYAGHLPGYTMNANHHGLVFSINTLSAKTLVGGKTPRHFITRALLAAENFVQAQEILRDHGVGAADGCSINMTFLRQEGDRLFHNAEMGPATNGDESQLNILTASPGEHIIHVNSYQRLPVPEVSGLIIESSVERMKTFAKYPPPKTVDDVVRMLSDMTAKEHKVFRDHGKNQKVKTICVGIIDCIKRTWTLYAENPAYVPPLVVLPLMLKD from the exons ATGAGCGATCTGGAGCGCCGGGATGCTATCCCTGTACTGTACACGCGCGGCACACACTACACGGTTGGGTTTGATGTG GGTCGTACGTTTGCCTCCATCATTCACAGTTTCCTAGAGAAGTCAGTTACACTCAACGAAACGTATATTCCTATATTTAACACCGAAAAAGGCC GTAAAATCTACGTTGACACGTACGAAAACGTGAACAGATCGTTTCCTCAATATATCCGCGAGCTGCAGGGTGTTGCAGATGGTGCTAAGGTGGACTTTTACAAG CTGTTTCTGCTACACATAGACGATGTTATCGTCGGTGGACAGGATGGTAATAACCAACCGATCGGTTGCTCCACCATCTGTGTCAACGAACCGGACTGC GTCGTACTGGGACACACGGAAGATGCACTGTCCGAGGTGCTGAATCACTTCTACTTCGTGTCGGCCCACATCATCTCGGAAACGCCGGAAGGCAAACACAAGGTGGTGGAGGAACGGTTTACCTCGCTCTGCTATGCCGGACACTTGCCCGGTTATACGATGAACGCGAACCATCATGGGCTGGTCTTTTCGATCAATACGCTCAGCGCTAAAACGCTGGTTGGCGGTAAAACAC CACGTCACTTCATTACGCGTGCTCTGCTAGCGGCGGAAAACTTCGTACAGGCACAGGAAATTCTACGCGATCATGGCGTTGGAGCAGCAGACGGATGTTCGATTAATATGACGTTCCTAAG ACAAGAGGGTGACCGATTGTTTCATAACGCGGAAATGGGTCCCGCCACGAACGGTGACGAATCGCAGCTGAACATACTGACCGCCAGCCCCGGTGAACATATCATCCACGTGAACAGTTACCAGCGCCTGCCGGTACCGGAGGTGAGCGGTCTCATCATCGAGTCGAGCGTGGAGCGCATGAAAACGTTCGCCAAATATCCGCCGCCCAAAACAGTGGACGACGTCGTGCGGATGCTGAGCGATATGACCGCCAAGGAGCATAAGGTGTTCCGCGACCATGGTAAAAACCAGAAGGTGAAGACGATCTGCGTCGGTATCATCGACTGCATCAAGCGCACCTGGACGCTGTACGCAGAAAATCCGGCCTATGTGCCACCGCTTGTTGTGCTACCGCTGATGCTGAAGGACTAG
- the LOC125763799 gene encoding nuclear pore complex protein Nup153-like produces MSSPVSPSDSDEYEDEDEQPADLSNSFEFSSSEAANSPDDNETSCSEADRSFVGKIRDNVTNLFSKLIRNAKDKFGVSNQKRSNECIGSGVQPAKRRRLYDNEEDSYLLHDRSGVRPSDSTRIDQASQTNHPYVHTAGTYNHKPPDCVQSVFERGSAGTGQGESSVFLPSISHHSMQHDELVEQQVEGDDDAVDELDQNEGNQLRIVTEQHELYNFEPFDPFKYLAKIDNTPVDPKRRITTFLGNRCYRKRQQRLRRGVIGRLFFVSHHKPTKNLDTSRNETYASSHRPAFNMATYRASCDKRIPPELGGSPFYNGFTRYGGASAANTLRNRFTVTPSSPDQDRSVLIRNLKSNSKKRRSSNESNAPTVSSAAQRMLDILDEYDVAKKNGKNVLDLADNKNIEQELNELINRPLMSSCSAPVPQMLQLLRQQKLASILCEREESTPYPPIKPLNIMPLGGYHHTGTSERRNNEASAGNRTAPTETRTDVEPVMESNVESEEFVQRTVVQHLEDVMPSTPDVIDPPSPVIKDIVDADTLSTNNEEHEPAQTVHTAVNAPTGEMLFHFADTIVLDENYQRSEKNIENMQTFTFAEPQWLNHQSEPTVPANSFQQLIAESANKWVCDVCMVRNEPHLLSCIACGNVKTCEKIAAKSISASSVTKSGNENGKKNEAVPASPFSNMPNLKDTFKSLVEQQKTSTWLCDGCEAPNSVELDRCLCCEQIKPNVTETVLPNLGPSSMTPKADQKSLLQPAATGSSISTTTGTIQEPQPCSFVSFKTQPTVGLPSLGSNIFTNPQANVQFTFGSGAGFGTAALSTTSSIFGASTTVAEPNLFASAFGTNPTKANANDNTVSFSTSSNHDGIFNMFDIAEQPPVNLLSSSRSSSAPQSKPSKLQFRGVPQTTPSVQFIPTTRRLKIRGGIRRLHPRPAHQ; encoded by the exons ATGTCGTCTCCGGTTAGTCCGTCTGACTCCGACGAATATGAGGACGAAGATGAGCAGCCTGCAGATCTAAGCAACTCTTTCGAATTCTCGAGTAGCGAAGCAGCGAATTCTCCAGATGACAACGAAACTAGCTGCAGCGAAGCGGACCGG TCGTTTGTCGGTAAAATTCGCGACAACGTCACAAATCTGTTTTCAAAGTTGATACGCAATGCCAAGGACAAGTTTGGGGTATCTAATCAAAAGCGATCTAATGAGTGCATAGGTTCTGGGGTACAGCCGGCGAAGCGACGCCGACTGTATGACAATGAAGAAGATTCTTACTTACTGCATGATCGTTCTGGTGTTCGTCCGTCCGACAGCACTCGTATTGATCAGGCAAGTCAGACGAATCATCCCTATGTACATACGGCAGGTACTTACAATCACAAACCCCCGGATTGCGTTCAGTCTGTGTTCGAGCGTGGATCGGCGGGCACAGGGCAGGGTGAATCGAGCGTGTTTTTACCGTCCATATCGCACCATTCCATGCAACACGATGAACTTGTGGAGCAACAGGTAGAAGGGGATGATGATGCGGTAGATGAGCTGGATCAGAATGAGGGAAATCAGTTGCGGATTGTTACCGAGCAACATGAATTATACAATTTCGAACCGTTCGATCCATTTAAGTATCTAGCAAAGATAGATAATACGCCCGTCGATCCGAAGCGGCGTATAACTACATTCCTGGGCAACCGATGTTACCGGAAGCGACAGCAGCGGCTGCGCCGTGGGGTAATAGGGCGACTCTTCTTTGTTTCACAtcacaaaccaaccaaaaacctcGACACTTCCCGCAATGAAACGTACGCTTCCTCCCATCGGCCAGCCTTCAATATGGCTACGTATCGTGCCTCATGTGATAAGCGGATTCCGCCAGAGCTTGGAGGGTCACCATTTTACAACGGGTTTACGCGGTACGGTGGTGCGTCTGCGGCAAATACCTTGCGTAACCGCTTTACCGTGACACCTTCCTCGCCGGATCAAGATAGAAGCGTTCTGATTAGAAACTTAAAATCCAACAGTAAAAAGAGAAGATCAAGCAATGAATCGAATGCGCCCACAGTGTCATCCGCCGCACAGCGTATGTTGGATATATTGGATGAGTATgatgtagcaaaaaagaatggaaagaatGTACTTGATTTGGCCGATAATAAGAATATCGAACAGGAACTGAACGAATTGATCAATCGTCCACTCATGTCGTCGTGTTCTGCTCCCGTACCGCAAATGTTGCAGCTATTGCGTCAGCAGAAGTTAGCTTCCATCTTGTGCGAGCGAGAGGAAAGCACACCATATCCACCGATTAAACCATTAAATATTATGCCATTGGGTGGGTATCACCACACCGGTACGTCAGAACGACGGAATAATGAAGCGTCCGCTGGAAATCGTACAGCACCAACGGAAACACGCACGGACGTGGAACCGGTAATGGAAAGTAATGTCGAGTCGGAAGAATTTGTACAGCGGACTGTTGTACAGCATTTAGAGGATGTCATGCCATCAACACCCGATGTTATCGATCCACCATCACCGGTCATCAAAGATATAGTAGACGCAGACACATTGTCTACAAATAACGAGGAACATGAACCGGCTCAAACGGTACATACGGCTGTGAACGCCCCAACGGGGGaaatgttgtttcattttgcagATACTATTGTGCTGGATGAAAATTACCAGAGATCAGAAAAGAATATAGAAAATATGCAAACGTTCACGTTTGCCGAACCGCAATGGCTCAACCACCAGAGCGAGCCGACAGTACCAGCAAACTCCTTCCAGCAATTAATTGCCGAATCTGCCAATAAGTGGGTATGCGACGTGTGCATGGTGCGCAACGAACCACACCTATTGTCGTGCATTGCTTGTGGGAATGTTAAAACATGCGAGAAAATTGCTGCAAAAAGCATCAGCGCATCCAGCGTGACGAAAAGCGGGAacgaaaatgggaagaaaaatgaagcgGTACCGGCTTCACCATTTAGTAATATGCCTAACCTGAAGGATACGTTCAAATCGCTCGTCGAACAGCAAAAGACAAGCACGTGGTTATGTGATGGGTGTGAGGCACCGAATTCGGTCGAGCTGGACCGTTGCCTTTGCTGCGAGCAAATTAAACCAAACGTCACCGAAACGGTTCTGCCTAATTTAGGTCCTAGCAGTATGACACCAAAAGCTGATCAGAAATCATTGCTACAACCGGCTGCAACTGGGTCCAGCATCAGTACTACCACCGGTACAATACAAGAACCCCAACCATGTTCGTTCGTCAGCTTTAAAACTCAACCTACCGTCGGTTTACCATCGCTAGGAAGCAACATATTCACGAACCCGCAAGCAAATGTGCAGTTTACGTTTGGCAGCGGTGCTGGGTTCGGTACAGCAGCACTATCTACTACCAGCAGTATATTTGGCGCGAGCACAACAGTGGCCGAACCCAATCTGTTCGCATCTGCATTCGGTACCAATCCAACTAAGGCCAATGCCAACGACAATACTGTA AGTTTTAGTACCTCTAGCAACCATGATGGCATCTTCAACATGTTTGACATTGCTGAACAACCACCGGTGAACTTATTAAGCTCGTCTCGCTCCAGCAGTGCG CCTCAATCCAAACCCTCCAAACTCCAGTTTAGAGGAGTACCACAAACAACACCAAGCGT GCAATTCATCCCGACCACCAGGCGTTTGAAGATCCGGGGTGGCATCAGGCGGTTGCATCCCCGGCCAGCCCACCAATAG
- the LOC125763816 gene encoding uncharacterized protein LOC125763816: protein MDENARNSTKLDIEGVRQQSANEALRADSERKESYRKLGEPDVNRNGFDGVTTTRTDNSLRMPRENGTGAKDGEEERMLNGGGLDPTNRGDGEPTEKDKLAQKEVEVKFIPSQNGDARIDMELESQQALTGMTKEELMKYANDPFWVRLRWLLFVLFWALWGAMLLGSFYIIYDAPKCAAPVPLSWWQEGPLVELDGEQYAEQLPEVERYGAKGVIYHLPADETYLIHTAAVQGKVKQLVSTFGTKNIKVVVDITPNFVTKNDALFQEALQQPDSAAHSAFVWREAGLKPPNWLSIAEEGSAWKNASNNQYVLSQFGPDRFDLQFSEPAARDKLKETLRALLELGVRGVRLANAKHLLINRDGGEESPMNLEEANKSLTHTDYGFWAHKETTYREGLGELFHELTELVHKQTGGEGFLSVTEDILRPEVFSVNGTLPIDAPLYGNIEFDMREGSGPDVAKKLRHDIENAYRTINGYRALGESEKPWLQLRYDPASLQHVPASEYTVFHFLLPGVPVFPLDVLTKGNVSHESVATLEKFRATPSFQHGLFNVYNDVNASAIAYTRLKSGNPGYFVALNLVQTEQKTVDFSGIDGIGSELTVVLTSQNYAVPDVGVKTKVPVDAVPLSPRSALIATYVPTK from the exons ATGGATGAAAATGCACGCAATAGTACGAAGCTAGATATCGAAGGCGTTAGGCAGCAATCTGCGAACGAAGCATTGCGTGCTGACAGTGAACGAAAGGAAAGCTACAGGAAACTAGGCGAACCAGACGTTAACAGGAACGGGTTTGACG GTGTGACGACTACCCGTACGGATAACAGCCTTCGGATGCCACGTGAGAACGGAACCGGTGCCAAGGACGGCGAGGAGGAACGTATGCTAAACGGCGGTGGACTCGACCCGACCAACCGCGGTGATGGCGAGCCGACCGAGAAGGACAAACTTGCCCAGAAGGAGGTGGAGGTGAAGTTTATCCCGTCACAGAATGGGGACGCTCGTATTGACATGGAGCTGGAGAGTCAG CAAGCACTCACCGGGATGACCAAGGAGGAGCTGATGAAATACGCGAACGATCCGTTCTGGGTGCGACTGCGCTGGTTGCTGTTCGTACTGTTCTGGGCCCTGTGGGGTGCCATGTTGCTGGGTTCGTTCTACATTATCTATGATGCGCCCAAGTGTGCTGCGCCCGTGCCACTGTCCTGGTGGCAGGAGGGTCCATTGGTAGAACTGGACGGTGAACAGTACGCGGAACAGCTGCCCGAGGTTGAGCGATACGGTGCAAAGGGCGTGATTTATCATCTGCCGGCAGACGAAACGTATCTCATCCATACGGCCGCCGTACAGGGCAAAGTGAAGCAACTGGTCAGCACATTCGG CACCAAAAACATTAAGGTTGTTGTGGACATTACACCGAACTTTGTCACGAAGAATGATGCATTGTTCCAGGAGGCTCTGCAGCAGCCGGATAGTGCGGCACATTCGGCATTCGTTTGGCGCGAGGCTGGTCTGAAGCCACCGAACTGGCTGTCCATTGCCGAGGAAGGTAGCGCATGGAAGAATGCGTCCAACAACCAGTACGTGCTGTCGCAGTTCGGTCCGGATCGGTTCGATTTGCAGTTCAGTGAGCCGGCCGCCCGTGACAAGCTGAAGGAAACGCTCCGTGCGCTGCTCGAGCTCGGTGTACGCGGTGTCCGTTTGGCTAACGCGAAACATCTGCTGATCAACCGTGACGGTGGTGAAGAATCCCCCATGAATCTGGAAGAGGCGAATAAATCACTAACCCACACCGATTACGGTTTCTGGGCGCACAAGGAAACGACCTACCGCGAAGGATTGGGCGAGCTGTTCCACGAGCTAACGGAACTCGTGCACAAGCAAACCGGCGGTGAAGGTTTCCTGTCCGTGACGGAGGATATCCTGCGACCGGAAGTGTTTTCCGTGAACGGTACGCTGCCGATCGATGCACCACTCTACGGGAATATTGAGTTCGATATGCGCGAAGGAAGTGGACCGGATGTGGCTAAAAAATTGCGCCACGACATTGAGAACGCTTACCGGACGATCAATGGTTATCGAGCGCTCGGGGAATCGGAAAAGCCGTGGTTACAGCTACGGTACGATCCTGCCTCGCTTCAGCACGTGCCAGCATCCGAGTACACCGTGTTCCACTTCCTGCTGCCCGGTGTACCCGTCTTTCCGCTGGACGTACTAACCAAGGGCAACGTATCCCACGAGAGTGTGGCAACGTTGGAAAAGTTCCGTGCGACACCTTCGTTCCAACACGGTCTGTTCAACGTGTACAACGATGTGAACGCCTCCGCGATTGCATACACACG GCTAAAGTCAGGCAATCCTGGATACTTTGTCGCGCTGAATCTCGTCCAGACCGAACAGAAGACGGTCGATTTCAGCGGTATCGATGGCATCGGTAGCGAGCTGACGGTGGTATTGACCAGTCAGAACTATGCCGTACCGGACGTCGGCGTGAA GACTAAGGTACCGGTTGATGCAGTACCATTGTCACCACGATCCGCTCTGATCGCCACCTACGTACCGACGAAGTAG